The sequence GCCACGAGCTCGGCAAGCCCAATCCCGTTCTACTTCTTTTTCCATGTTCTATGTTCCTCATCATGTCTGCTGCTTTTATTGCAACTAAAtcatttttatatgttttgctaaggcagagaaagaaactgATAAAACTAAATGACAATTTAGACACCTATTTGAAGTTACATTAAAGTTTACATTCGTAGAAGACAAGTGGATAAACCACTCTCAGAATGGTAAACCTTTTACTGCAGTGTATAAAGATGAATGGTTTTACCTATATTTTGAAATGGGATACctataaatattcatttaacAGAATCACTGCTAGCTAGTCTATATTAGAGatttgtttcattaaaattcACAACAGTATAAATCTATGAATCTTTAACTGTATTTGTACTTCCTTGAGAAGAGGCTGCACATTCTCTTCCAATCTTAATTATCTTTGTTCTGCCTAACTATGTAGCATTTTTGTACTCAATTCTCTCATCACCTCGATTGACaaattaagtaaataaaaaaggtTCATGCTTTATATTTTGATGTAATTACATTCATTGTATAAGACTTGAAAGAATACTTAAAATTAATCAGTAAATttatgcacagaaaaaaaagcaaacacagataTTGAAATGTAGcaacacaaccaaaaaaaaaagtaaattaaagaacagtttctgttttcttggaCATATTTCTCCGCTGACTAAAAGCACTAAAAAATATACTGTGCACTACAGAATAGATCAGCCTAGCATTTgtcctagattttttttttttcatcttccaaATTCCTAACTTGCagataaatgttattttttgtgATCCTTACAGACATTAATGAAGTTCCTATTGTAAATCTATAAAGAATTACCAACTGAAGTGTGCACTTTTTGTTTCATTGCAATAACTCAGTGCTGTGTGATTGCCTGGGTTAATGATGAAAAAGTCAAATATACTATCAGAGCTGATGGAAAAATCTATCACcaatctgaaattaaaattcatcTGTGGTCAATAAGATTTAATATCCATGCAAGTGGCGCTGTAAAGAGTAAATGAATCAATGTCATCAATACATAATCAGTATGAAATATGATGTGAATAAAATTATGTGCAAGAGTCATACATCCACTCTTTTCTGGACCAGGGTGGAATGAACAGTCTCTTAACTCAAGGTTGACAGTAATTGTTACAAATTAGGCACAGCAGTTATCAAAATGCACTCACTTGCATAGCTTTAGGACTGATTAAGATGATTAAAATACATCTAAAACTATCTAGTTTCAGAGTTACAAGACAACTGTtgatcagaattttttttttcttcttcttcactCTATGATCTGTACAGTCATTATTTACTAATTTAGCTAGAAACCAAAACAATCAACCACAGAAATACACAATCTCTAGTTGAGCTATTAGTCTTATGGAACTTTAAGAAAATGGCACTTAGGTTTTAAAATCTGAGTTATGACACAGGcaagaaaatacttctgaaaGAGTACCTAAGCATGATTCCTCAACTAAAAtcttaatattaaaatgaaatacattaGTTTAGTCCAGGAACCTTCTCTTCAGAAGacatttatttccatattaAAGGATCTAATTTTCCTCCCTCAGAAACCATCTCTCTTGTAGCCCTTAATTTCaagattataaaataaaatacttctctTTCTTAGAAGTTTGTATTTATGTATGCTCTCCATTTTGCTTTGTACATAAGGAGCTCAACACCTGTACAGATGCACGTgcccaaaccaaaataaactgACTCACCCTGTATGTCATATTTAAAAGGTTACTATTTTCTCCCCACACCCTGTGCCTAAATAACTTAAGGCAAGTTCAGCTACTTAAAGGTCTCTTTGCAAGGGCAGGGAATGTCCACTAttagaatgaaaagaaattgaTCTTCATTTAGCTCTAAGAAAGCTTATTAGTAATTGTGGAGTATTCACCTTCTGGTCTGGCAGTAGTGGATTACTCTGAAGTGAATTCAAATGGCCATTGATGAGAGCTGTAGGTCTATCATGTTCACAAAATAAACTGCCATTGATGTAGTGAAACCGATCTCCGGGGACCAGGCGATTCCGGCAGGTAGAGCATGTAAAACACTGGCAAAGGAAAGAGACAGCAAGTGAAACTACTGCACAAATTAAGTATGCTGCAGGTTTGAAAATTACACTTCAGAGACTGCAAGTGCAGTTGAGATATGGAGCTGCTTGGTTTCTAGTATCTCCAAATATGGCATTAGTCTTACCTGTTGGGACTATGCAGCACATAACTCAAGCAGAGTTTTACCGATTACGAGGAAACAAAGTCATGCACTAAGGAAAGCTTTATAATAGATACTCTTTCTTCTAgttattatttttcacttcattCATAAGCAGATGCAGGTTTTACACTAAAGAGGCATAGCAGTACTTATCAACTGCTAAAAATGAAAGTACACAGAAAAAACCCCTCACCTTAAGATGATAGACATTGCCCTGTGCCCTCATGACCAGCTCACTAGCAGGAATGGACTGTCCACAGGCACTGCAAGCACCACTATTTCCAAATAACCTGAAACAGAGGTGATGGTTGTGAATAATTTAATACACAGAAGGCTCTAGGCATTTTTGCACATCACTGCCATGGTTTATTACACAACTATTTTAGACTTCTGACCCCCATCTTCCAACTTCCTTATGTTTCATAATATGAAAAAGTATCTTTTTGTGTAACAACTGGTAGCTTCACCTTACCTTGGATGTGGTTACACAGGATTTAATCAGAAATATTGACTTACACCTCTAGAAACACAAACAATTCTGTACTACACACATTTTATCAGATTACTGGGttcatcataaaaaaaaaaaaaaaagatacaattCATGACTGGAGTTTAAATGCATTGTGTCCTTGAAATTATATGAAGAACTCTTTTGTACTTTAATCATATCTTGAGATATGAGTCATCAAAAGGGTTAAGAGGATTTGATTGTATATCTAAGAagacatcatgctcagtgtatTGAAACTCCAGTAAACCTCCATCAGTGCAGAGTTTCCATTAGAAACTCTCTGCTATCCAGGTTGATATATAATGTGTATGGGTTAACCTTTTCAATCATGGTGTCAACACTTTAGATTTGCCTCTGCTCATCTCTTTCATCCTAaccttctctctctcttgaTAATGAAATGCTTGCTCCAACTTCCCTCTATCTGCTCCTGAGTCCACAATTTAGATTACTTCATCTCTGCTAGCAACAAACTGAATGAAATTTCGATTTGA is a genomic window of Oenanthe melanoleuca isolate GR-GAL-2019-014 chromosome 8, OMel1.0, whole genome shotgun sequence containing:
- the LMO4 gene encoding LIM domain transcription factor LMO4 — protein: MVNPGGSAQPPPVTAGSLSWKRCAGCGGKIADRFLLYAMDSYWHSRCLKCSCCQAQLGDIGTSCYTKSGMILCRNDYIRLFGNSGACSACGQSIPASELVMRAQGNVYHLKCFTCSTCRNRLVPGDRFHYINGSLFCEHDRPTALINGHLNSLQSNPLLPDQKVC